The following nucleotide sequence is from Gymnodinialimonas phycosphaerae.
CCTCGCATGAGCGATCTTACCCCCCGCGAAATCGTGTCCGAACTGGACCGCTTCATCATCGGTCAAAAGGACGCCAAGCGGGCCGTCGCCGTGGCCCTGCGCAACCGCTGGCGGCGCAAGCAGTTGGGCGATGACCTGCGCGATGAGGTTTATCCAAAAAACATCCTGATGATCGGGCCCACGGGTGTCGGCAAGACCGAGATTTCCCGCCGCCTGGCAAAACTGGCGAAAGCGCCCTTCATCAAGGTGGAGGCCACGAAATTTACAGAGGTCGGCTATGTTGGCCGCGATGTGGAGCAGATCATTCGCGATCTGGTGGACGCCGCGCAGGTGATGATCCGCGAGAATATGCGCGAAGAAGTGAAGGCCAAAGCCCACGACATGGCGGAGGAGCGGGTGATTGAAGCGCTGGCCGGGAAGGACGCCCGCGAGCAGACCCGCGAGATGTTCCGCAAGAAGCTCCGCGCCGGAGAGTTGGACGACACGGTGATCGAACTGGAGGTCGCTGACACCTCGAACCCCCTTGGCGGGTTCGAAATCCCCGGTCAGCCCGGCGGCATGGGGGGCATGGGTGCAGGCATGATGAACCTCGGCGATCTGTTCAAAGGCATGGGCGGGCGCACGGTGAAAAAGCGCCTGAGCGTTGCCGCCAGCTATGATCTGCTGATCGAGGAAGAGGCCGACAAACTACTGGATGCAGAAACCTTGACCAAAGAAGCCCTGCGCGCTGTAGAGCAGAGCGGCATCGTGTTCCTGGATGAGATCGACAAGGTCTGCGCACGGTCAGACGCGCGCGGTGGCGATGTCTCTCGCGAGGGAGTCCAGCGTGATCTGCTTCCACTGATCGAAGGGACGACGGTCTCGACCAAGCATGGGCCGGTGAAGACCGACCATATCCTGTTCATTGCCAGCGGCGCGTTTCACATCGCCAAGCCGTCTGACTTGTTACCGGAATTGCAGGGTCGCCTTCCGATCCGTGTGAACCTGCGACCCCTGACAGAGGATGATTTCGTCCGCATCCTGACCGAAACCGATAACGCCCTGACCCGACAATACACCGCCCTGATGGCGACCGAAGAGGTCACGGTTGAATTCACCGACGACGGGATCAAGGCCCTTGCGCATATCGCGGCTGAGGTGAACGAGAGCATCGAGAATATCGGCGCGCGCAGGCTATACACCGTGTTGGAAAGGGTCTTCGAAGAACTGAGCTTCACCGCGCCTGACCGTGCGGGCGATGCCGTTCAGGTTGACGCGGCGTTCGTTGAAGAGAACCTCGGCGAATTGACGCGCAGCGCAGATCTTAGCCGCTACGTTTTGTGAGCCGGTGCTGGTAAAAGGGGCCATGACACATGCGCCCCTCACCCGCCGGTCGCTTCTTTGTGGCGTCGCCGCCCTACCTTTGGCGGGGTGCCTGACGGTACCGGACGTCCTGATTGTGCCCGAAGCGGCCAGCGTCGGCACAAATGAGACCGTTTTCATGGCCACCAACCGGATCTTTGCCGGTGGGCGGTTTCAGGATGAGCGGCAAGAGAGCCTATCCTTCACTCAATTCGCGATCTCCGTGCCGCCGGATCGTGACTCGGGCGCGGTCGAGCCCGGCCGCGTTCGGCGCGGCGGGCCTGATCTTCGCACCGATTTCGTGGCCAGTTCAGGCGATCACCTTGGCAATGCCACGACCTTTCGCGCGGCATTGAGGGCAGAAGCCCAGCGTAAAGGCACGCGGGAGGTCATGGTTTTCGTCCACGGGTTCAACAGCACCGTGGGGACCGGCCTATATCGAACCGCGCAGATCCGCCATGATTTCGAGATCCCCGGCGTCGCTTTGCACTATGCCTGGCCCAGCGCCGGACACCCCTTGGGATATGCCTACGACCGCGATTCGGCTCTGTTTGCACGGGACGGGTTGGAGGCTTTGTTGACCGAAGTCGTCGCCGCAGGCCTAGATATCGTGTTGATGGCACATTCCCTTGGATCCGGGGTTGTCATGGAGGTGCTGCGCCAACTGCGGATCGGCGGGCGCGATGCCGTCATGAACCGGATCAATGGGGTCATCCTGTTCTCGCCGGATATCGATGTGGATGTGTTTCGGGCCCAGGCCGCACGGGTCGGGCACCTGCCGCAACCCTTCGTGATCTTCACGTCCCAACGGGACCGCGCGCTGAGAATTTCGGCGCGCATCACCGGGTTGCGAGAAAGGGTCGGCAACTTGTCGGTCCCCGATCAGGTGGCCGATTTCGAGGTGACGTTAATTGACGTATCCGCCTTCGAGGGCGGCGTTCGTGACCCGCTGAACCATTTCGCTGGGGCCACGTCACCCGCAGTCGTCCAGATTTTGCGAGAGGTCGCGCAGGTCAACAACGCCTTTGAGCGGGATATAACACAGCAAACGGGCCTGTTGCCGGGCACGATCCTGACGATCCAGAACGCGACGCAAATTCTGTTGAGCCCCGTGAACCTGCGCTAGCGCTTCCGCTTGAGGTAGACGTAATAGGCCCCGGCGCCCCCATGGCGCTGATGCGCCTCGCGGATATCGAGGATCATCGCGCCCAAAGGAGGGGACGTCAGCCAGTTCGGAATCTGATGTTTCAGGATCCCCCGACGGATCGGGATCGGACCGCCGCTATCGCGATCCTTGCCCTTGCCGGTAATGACCAGCACCAGACGGCGCTCCATTTCATGGGAATGGAAGATGAAACTGATCAGGGCGGGATGGGCCTCGGACAAGGTCATGCCGTGAAGGTCGATGCGCCCCTCGGGCTTCAACTTGCCCCGCGTCATCCGTTTGTGGGTGCCATGATCCATGCGCACGGGGGCGTGGGCAAGCTGTACGGAAAGACTTGGGGCGTGGTTGACGGGGCCTTGGTTGAAGGAAGCCTTCTCACCGACGCGAAACGCGGGCAGGCGGTTTGCGGTCGTGGTGGGTTTGGGACCTAGCGTTGGCTTCTTTGATGGGGTGTCTTCGGTAATCTTTGGCGCGCCGCTGCGGTCCATCGGGGTCGCCGTCGCGGCAACTCGGTTCCACAGGGCCTTGTCGTCATCCGACAGGCCACGTTTTCCGCGCCGCGCCATCGGTCAGGCGTCCGGGATCAACTGGTAGGCGCGCTCGATCGGCAGAAGCACGACCATCCGACCCGGGTCGCGGATCACGCCGGCGGCTTCACCCGCCTCGTCCCCGTATCCAAAGAAGATATCCGCCCGCTGCGGACCCTGAATCGCGCCGCCGGTGTCTTGGGCAATCATCAGGCGATGGATCGGGCCATCGCCGCCCTTCTCGATCCAGACAGGTGCGCCCAGGGGGGTGTAGTCCGGATCCACTGCAATCGTGCGGTGCGGGGTGATGTTACGGTTCATCGCGCCAAGGGGGCCAAGCGCAGGGTCGGTGATATCGACCTCCCGAAAGAACACATAGCTGGGGTTATGATGCAGCAGATCCCGCCCGGCGGTAGGATTACGACGCACCCAAGCCTGAATGATTTGAGCCGAGACCTGGTGCGCCTGGTAAACGCCCCGGCGCACGAGTTCCTGCCCGACAGAGCGGTATTCGTGGCCATTTCGCCCGGCATAGCCCACGCGGATCACCCCACCGCCCGCAAGGCTGATGCGGCCAGATCCTTGAATTTGCAGGAAAAACAATTCTACCGCATCGTCGACCCAAGCGATTTCCAAGCCCCGGCCTTCCAAGACGCGGGACTCTTCGATTTGTTCACGCGACAACCAGCGGCCCGAGGCTTCGGGCGGCATGCGATAGACTGGGAAACGGTAGCGGCTGGTGCGGGTGCGCGATCCGCTGAGTTCGGGTTCAAAATAGCCGGTGAACAGCGCGGGGTCTTCGCCGCCGATCAGAACGGGTCGGAAAAACAATTCAAAAAAGGTGCGCGCATCGGGGGCGGTTTCGGCAACGCGACACAGCGCCTGCCAATCAGAGCCGTCCAAGTCCCTGCACGTGTTGCGAAATACGGAGAGGGCCGCGGAATGATCATCCACGGCCCATCCATCCAGATCGTCAAAGTCCAGAAGCTGCACGGGTTCATCCGCCATGGCCAAGGTGGTCGTAAGGACCAAGGCAAGGGCAACCGCGAGCCGCCGCATGGATCATCCGTCGGTGGCCACCAAGGCCCAGTTCGGATCGTCGGAACCCATGGTGCGCGCAAAGGTCCAGACATCGCGCTGGCGCTTGATCTCGGTCCTATCACCTTCGATGATCTCACCGTCAGCGTTACGCACGACACTGGTCAACTCACCCACGAAGCGGACGGTGACTTCCCCAACGCCAGTGGCGCGGTCAAACGTGGCCTCTTGCAGCGAAATCTCTCGCACGCCAATGAACTCGGCCTCAATCGTAAGGCCTTGCTCGTGTCGTTGGTCGATGACCGTCTCGAAGGTTTCAAGCACATCAGGGGCCAGGAACGGGCGAAGGCCCTCTTTATCCCCGCGCTCGAACGCCATCAGGATCATTTCATAGGCTTGACGGGCACCGCCCAGGAATTCGCCAACGCGAAAGCCGGGTTCCGCCATCTTCATGGCAGCAAGCGCCTTGGCGCTGTCCGAGCCATCATCGACATGGTCGATGATATCATCGTCGGGACCGCCTTCGATCACCTCGAAATCTCGGCGCACATCAGAGCGCCCACTGCCGGAGGTAACAGGGGGCTTTTCAAAGCCATCCCGTGTACCGAGCACTGAGCGCAGGCGCAAAATCAGGAAGATCGCGATGCCAGCCAGCACCAGCAAGGACAAAAGGGAGGAGTTCATGGCACCTCGATTGGGCGTATGGGTTAAAATTCCGTGTGTCAGGCACATATGTAGGGCAGGGGTGGTATCAAGTCCATTGCGCCTGCGCGCGAAGGGCTGGAATACGTGAAATGCGGTGAAGGGGCCGCCCAAGGGATGAAAAGGCGTTAAATCATGTGGCTGTTCTTTGTGTTCATCGCGATCCCGCTGATCGAGATTGGCTTGTTCATTCAGGTGGGCGGCTGGTTGGGCCTTTGGCCGACGTTGTTGATTGTGGTTGTAACCGCGATTGCAGGAACGGCCCTGGTAAAAAGCCAGGGCGCGCAAGCCTTGGCGCAACTGAAGAACAGTTTCGACGATTTGCGTGACCCGACCGAGCCTTTGGCCCACGGCGCGATGATCCTTTTTTCCGGCGCGCTTCTGCTAACGCCCGGGTTTTTCACTGATTTCGTCGGTTTTGCGCTTCTGGTGCCGGCAGTGCGTCGGTTTGTTCTGAAAAAGATCAAGGAGCGGGTCACCGTGCAGACCGTCCGCACGGATCGCGGATGGCAGCCGCAAGATGAGACAATCATCGAGGGCACCTACGTATCTGACGAGAATGACCAGCCATCCGGCCCCTCAGGCTGGCGCAGGGATTGAGGCTGGATCAAGGGCCTGTTAAAGCACCTCCGACCTCGATTTAAGGAGAACACCCCATGTCCGACGCCTCTGCAAACGGCGACGCACCACAAGGCGCCGCACCGGAAGCTGCGCCGCAACTTCCCAAGATGCAGATCCTGGGCCAATTCATTCGCGATATGTCGTTTGAAAACGCCGCCGTGCAAAACGGTGTCGTGGCTCAAGGCCAGCCCGACATTCAGGTTCAGGTCGCACTCGATGCGCGCAAGCGCACGACGGAAAACCAGTACGACGTGATCATGAAGCTGAAGGTTGACAGCAAGACCAAGGATGAAGAGCCGAAATCCATCTTCCTGATCGAGCTTGAATATGGCGGCGTCTTCCTGATCGAGAATATTCAGGAGCAGCAGCTGCATCCGTTCCTGATGATCGAATGCCCCCGGATGCTGTTTCCCTATGTGCGCCGCATCATCTCGGACGTGACGCGGGATGGCGGTTATCCGCCGCTGAACCTCGATCAGATCGATTTCGTGGCGCTGTATCGTCAACAGATCGCCGCGCGTCAGGCGCAGCAGCCGCAAGGCACTGCGTGACCTAGCGCAGTTTGGACCAGACGGTTTCATCCCCCAAAGCATCGACAAAGGCCGCGTGAGCGGCCTTTTCCATGTCCGTCAGACGGGATGGAAGCGGATTGGGGCGGGGACGGGGACGCCAATTGTCATCCTGCTGTTGGGTGACGCTGGATTTGTTCTGCGACAGGGCGAAATCCGGCTGCTTGCCACCCGTCAGCTCAAGGTAAACTTCGGCAAGGATCTCGGAATCAAGCAATGCACCGTGCTTTTCGCGGGCGGAGTTATCGATCCCGAAGCGGCGGCATAGGGCATCGAGGGATGCAGGAGATCCGGGGAATTTGCGGCGTGCGATCTTGAGGGTATCAAGCGCCTGCTCAAGGGGCAGAGTGCACTTTCCGGCCCATTCAAGCTCTGCGTTCAAAAAGCGCATGTCGAATTCGGCGTTGTGGATCACCAGTTTGGCGTCCCCTACGAAAGCCAGGAAGTCCTCGGCGATTGCTGCGAAAACCGGTTTGTCGGCAAGAAAATCCTCGCCGATACCGTGCACCTCGAATGCTTCTGTCGGCATGTTCCGCTCGGGTTGGATATATTGATGATAGGTCTTGCCGGTCGGGACCTGGTTGAACACCTCAACAGCACCGATCTCGACAATTCGGTGGCGCGGATTGTCATAGGGGTTAAGGCCCGTGGTTTCCGTGTCGAGGACGATTTCACGCATCTATCATGTGTTCCTGGTCAGTTCAGACACCAGATGTGCCACGGCTTTACGGGTGCCGTCCAGTGTGTCCGTCTTGATAACATAGGTGGCGCGGGCGCGTTTTTCGGCGTCGGGCATTTGGCGCGAGAGAAGATCATCAAGGGTATCTGCCGACGTGCCGCGCACAAGGACGCGACGGCGTTGCTCCTCGGGCGAAGTGGTTACGACCAGCGTCGCATCGCAGGCGGCATCACCGCCCGTCTCAAACAGAAGAGGGATATCAAGGGCGATAAGCGGGGCGTTTGCATGGGCGGCGCGGAACGCGGCACGGTCATCGGCGACAAGCGGGTGCACACGGGCTTCGATCTGCTTCAAAAGGCTTGGATCCTGGGCAATGGCGGCGCGCAAAACGGTACGATCGACGGCACCATTCCGGATGGCATCCGGGATCAGGGCGGCAATCGGTGCGACCGCGGCGCCACCCGCAGCATAGAGCTTGTGCACCGTGGCGTCGGCGTCCCATACCGGGACGCCCAGATCCCGAAACATTGCCGCCGTCGTGCTTTTTCCCATGCCGATGGAGCCGGTCAGGCCAAGAACGACGCTCATCCCGATAAAACAGCCGTGCGCAGGTCATCATCAACCATCGGCGTATAGTTGAACCAACGCTCGAACCCCGGAACGGCTTGGTGGAGCAACATGCCGAGGCCGTCGACCGTCTCGCACCCTCGGGCCGCGGCCTCTTTCAAAAGGTCCGTCTCCAGCGGGGAATAAACGATATCGGTGACAACCGTGGGTGGCGACAGGCGTGAAAGGTCGATGGAGAGGGGGCTTTGGCCCGTCATACCAAGCGACGTCGTATTCACGATCAAAGCTGCATCGGCGATAAGATCAGGGATATGGGTCCAATCTGTTGGGGAAACGCGGGCACCGAACTGATCCTTCAGGCCATCTGCACGGGCGCGGGTACGATTGGCCACATACACAACAGGTGCCCCATCAGAGACCAGCGCCGAGACAATTGCCTTGGCCGCCCCGCCCGAGCCCAGGACGAGCGCGGGCCCCGCTGTTGCGGACCAGCCCGGCAGCGTTTGGCGAATGTTTGAAAGGAACCCCATGCCATCGGTATTGTCGGCTTGGATCTGCCCCTTTGCGGTAAATGTCAGCGTATTCGCCGCCCCGATCAGGGCTGCGCGGTCCGTCACGGAATCCGCTAGGGAAAGGACCAGCTCTTTATGGGGAAGGGTCACATTGACGCCCACGAAACCGATGCGTGGCAGCACCCGAAGCGCTTCCGGCAGGTCCGCGTGATTGATGTGGAGCGGGACGTAATGGCCCCGCAATCCATAGCGCTTCAGCCAGTGGCCATGGAGGCGCGGCGACAGAGAGTGGGAAATCGGATCACCGATAACGCCAGCGAGGGGGATCGTGTCTTTGGTCATGGTACCAGCATCCCGCGCATTCGAAGATAGGACAAGACCTGTAACAAAGGCAGGCCAAGAACGGAAAACCAATCCCCATCGATACGAGAGAAGAGCTGCGCACCAAGGGCTTCGGCTTGATACGCGCCGACACAGCCCGAAACCTCGGGCCAGGCCTGGTCAAGGTAGACGTCGATTTCGCTATCGGTCAGCGTATGCATGGACAGCCGTGCTGAGCCCACAGTGCGCCAAACGGGTTTGGCATCCTCATAGATCACGGCTGCTGAATAGAGGTGATGGGTCTGACCAGAGAGGCGACGAAGATGCTTTGCCGCGTCCTCTCTATCGTTGGGCTTGGCGAAGACTTCACCTCTCAACGCAAGGATCTGGTCCGAGCCAAGCGTAAGAGACGTCGGCCACTTCTCGGCGGCTTTTCGGGCTTTGAACTCAGCCAAGGCATCGGCGATGTCACGGGGCGAGGCCTGATCTGCCACAAGAGATTGGCGGATGGCATCCTCATCGATTCGAACGGGCGATGATTCGAACCGAATGCCCGCATTTTGGAGCATGACGCGCCGTATTGGCGAGGATGAGGCAAGAATGAGGTGAGACATGTTTGGGATAAGTCTGTGGGATTGTTCTGGACGGAGCAGGGGAGGCGTGTTCACAAGCCGCCGAGTTTTGACGGTTTTGACCAATCTGCCAGAGTTCTCTGGAGATGGCCAAAGGGTTTTGCCCGGGGAAGTTTTGTCTGTGCGACTGCGTTGGAAAGTGGAGTTACTCACTTTTGTCCACAGGTTTTCAGCTGGTTCTTCTGTCCATGAATATTAGTAAGTTTTTGTTTTTAAACATTTAATATGGTACTCCAGTTGTTAACAGGATTGGTCTGAGTTACCAAGGCGACGCCCAAATGTTGGGGGTAACTCGTCAGAAACTGACTTTGACGAGAAATCCAAGGTCCTACTACCAACAACAAGAAAACTTCCTTTTCTTATTTTAATATAGATAGAGGACCCGAACGGGCCGAGTTGACAGGACGCAGCCCAGGTCATATCTGCATTCTTGTACTCCATTCGGAGCTACGGCATCATACATAGAAGACACATGAAGCTTGCGCCATGGCGCTAAGCGGACGTGCACGTTGGATATTTCCATGACAGTAGAAACGCTTCGTCTTGCAGACTTGAAAGCGAAAACCGCCAAAGACCTTTTGCCGATGGCAGAAGAGCTTGAGATCGAGAACGCCTCCACCATGCGGAAGGGAGACATGATGTTCGAGATCCTCCGAGAGCGGGCCGAGGAAGGTTGGGAGATTTCCGGCGATGGCGTGTTGGAGGTTTTGCAGGATGGCTTCGGTTTTCTGAGAAGCCCGGAAGCGAACTACCTGGCGGGTCCAGATGATATTTACGTATCGCCTGAAATGATCCGCCAGCATTCCTTGCGTACAGGCGATACGGTCGAGGGCGTGATGTCAGCGCCCAAAGAGAATGAGCGGTATTTTTGCCTGGTCAATGTCACGCAGATCAACTTTGGCGATCCGGCGCAGGCAAAGCACAAGGTAGCGTTTGAAAACCTGACGCCGCTCTATCCCGATGAGCGGATGACCATGGAGATCGAAGATCCGACGATCAAGGATCGCTCGGCACGGATCATTGACCTGGTGTCTCCGATCGGCAAGGGCCAGCGGAGCTTGATTGTGGCGCCGCCGCGCACAGGTAAGACAGTGCTGCTGCAAAATATCGCCCATTCTATCGAGACCAATCACCCCGAGTGTTTCCTGATCGTTCTTCTGATCGACGAGCGCCCGGAAGAGGTGACGGACATGCAGAGATCCGTTAAGGGCGAGGTGATTTCCTCGACGTTTGACGAGCCTGCGACGCGTCACGTGGCGGTGTCTGAAATGGTGATCGAGAAAGCCAAGCGATTGGTGGAACATAAGCGGGATGTTGTGATCTTGCTTGATTCGATCACGCGTTTAGGCCGCGCGTTCAACACCGTGGTGCCGTCGTCCGGCAAGGTTTTGACCGGTGGTGTGGATGCGAACGCCCTGCAACGGCCGAAGCGTTTCTTTGGTGCGGCGCGGAATATCGAAGAAGGTGGCTCGCTCACGATCATCGCGACGGCTTTGATTGATACCGGTAGCCGGATGGACGAAGTGATCTTCGAAGAATTCAAGGGCACCGGCAACAGCGAGATCGTTCTTGATCGCAAGATTGCAGACAAGCGCGTGTATCCGGCGATGGATATCCTTAAGTCTGGTACTCGGAAAGAAGATCTGTTGGTCGACAAGGGTGATTTGCAGAAGACATTTGTGTTGCGGCGGATCCTGAACCCGATGGGGACGACGGATGCGATCGAATTTCTGATTTCGAAGTTGAAACAGACCAAGACGAACGCGGAATTCTTCGATTCCATGAACACCTGAGGGGTGCGCCGTGCAGACGATTTTCGCTCTGGCAACGGCCCGGGGGAAAGCGGGTGTTGCGGTAATTCGGATATCGGGGCCTGACGCCTTCGACGTGGGGCGCCGTCTTGTGGTGTCCTTGCCGAGGCCAGGCCAGTTTCGGCTACGCGATGTCTTATCGGCCACCGGTGAAGTGGTGGACCGCGGCTTGGTGTTGGCCTTTAGGGCGCCTGGAAGTTTTACCGGAGAGGATGTGGTCGAACTGCAATTGCATGGGAGTGTCGCAGTTGTTCGTGCCGTAGAGGATGCGATCCGCGCGACGGGTTTGGCGCGCATGGCCGAACCGGGAGAGTTTACGCAGCGCGCCCTTCTCAACGACATGCTGGATCTGACCCAGGTAGAAGGCTTGGGAAGGCTCATTGACGCCGAAACAGAAGCGCAACGCAAGTTGGCTCAGGCGAGTTTTGACGGAGGCTTGTCCAAAGAAGCGGAAGCATGGCGGGCGTCTTTGATCCGCGCTGCGGCGTTGTTGGAGGCCTCGATCGATTTTGTGGATGAGGATGTTCCGGTCGATGTGATACCGGAGGTTCTGGCACTTCTGGAAGGGTTGCGATCACAGTTCCAGCAAGAGGCCTTGGGAGCGGTCGTGGCTGAACGTCTGGGTGCTGGGTTCGAAGTTGCCATTATTGGCGCGCCAAATGCTGGAAAATCGACGTTGCTGAATGCCTTGGCCGGCCGCGATATCGCCATAACGTCTGAGATCGCAGGAACAACGCGGGATGTGATCGAAGCCCGGTTGGATGTTTCTGGTTTGCCAGTGACTTTCCTTGATACGGCCGGCTTGCGCGACACCGATGACGTTGTGGAGAAGATAGGTGTGGATCGTGCTGTCGGGCGGGCTTTGGGTGCGGATCTGAGAATCCTTTTGGAGACAGACGATTGGCTGGAACCAGCTGCGTTAGCAGGGAAGATCGATTTTCGATATCGGGCGAAATCTGATCAGGGAGGCGGTGTCTCCGGCCTTACGGGCGTCGGCATTGATGTTTTGATTACCGACGTCGAGCAAAGTCTTGTAGAGCGGATGGCGATGGTGCGCTCGACAGTTACGGAACGTCAGCGGGAGGGGATGGAGCGCGCGCGACACGCTCTTGAAATGGCGCTAGGGGTTTTGTGTTCTAGCGGAGAGTTGGAATTGGCGGCGGAACATGTCCGTGATGCGCAGCGCTCGCTTGACTCGGTGATCGGGCGCGTGGATGTAGAAAACGTCTTGGGCGAAATCTTCTCCCGTTTCTGTATCGGGAAGTAGGAGTGTTTCACGTGAAACATCCAGATTACGATGTGATCATAGTTGGCGGCGGACATGCGGGCGTTGAGGCTGCGGATGCTGCGTGTCGTGCTGGGGCACGGACTGCTTTGGTCACACTGCGCAAGGACGATCTGGGTGTAATGTCGTGCAACCCCGCGATTGGCGGGCTTGGTAAAGGCCACTTGGTGCGCGAGATCGACGCGCTTGGCGGCGTCATGGGTTTGGCAGCGGATGCGTCGGGTATTCAATATCGGCTGTTGAACCGCAAGAAGGGCGCCGCCGTCCAGGGGCCGCGAACGCAATCTGACAGAGAGTTGTACAAAGCCGCCATCCAAAGCCACGTAGGTAGAATTGAATCTTTAAGCGTTG
It contains:
- the hslU gene encoding ATP-dependent protease ATPase subunit HslU → MSDLTPREIVSELDRFIIGQKDAKRAVAVALRNRWRRKQLGDDLRDEVYPKNILMIGPTGVGKTEISRRLAKLAKAPFIKVEATKFTEVGYVGRDVEQIIRDLVDAAQVMIRENMREEVKAKAHDMAEERVIEALAGKDAREQTREMFRKKLRAGELDDTVIELEVADTSNPLGGFEIPGQPGGMGGMGAGMMNLGDLFKGMGGRTVKKRLSVAASYDLLIEEEADKLLDAETLTKEALRAVEQSGIVFLDEIDKVCARSDARGGDVSREGVQRDLLPLIEGTTVSTKHGPVKTDHILFIASGAFHIAKPSDLLPELQGRLPIRVNLRPLTEDDFVRILTETDNALTRQYTALMATEEVTVEFTDDGIKALAHIAAEVNESIENIGARRLYTVLERVFEELSFTAPDRAGDAVQVDAAFVEENLGELTRSADLSRYVL
- a CDS encoding alpha/beta hydrolase translates to MTHAPLTRRSLLCGVAALPLAGCLTVPDVLIVPEAASVGTNETVFMATNRIFAGGRFQDERQESLSFTQFAISVPPDRDSGAVEPGRVRRGGPDLRTDFVASSGDHLGNATTFRAALRAEAQRKGTREVMVFVHGFNSTVGTGLYRTAQIRHDFEIPGVALHYAWPSAGHPLGYAYDRDSALFARDGLEALLTEVVAAGLDIVLMAHSLGSGVVMEVLRQLRIGGRDAVMNRINGVILFSPDIDVDVFRAQAARVGHLPQPFVIFTSQRDRALRISARITGLRERVGNLSVPDQVADFEVTLIDVSAFEGGVRDPLNHFAGATSPAVVQILREVAQVNNAFERDITQQTGLLPGTILTIQNATQILLSPVNLR
- a CDS encoding Smr/MutS family protein → MARRGKRGLSDDDKALWNRVAATATPMDRSGAPKITEDTPSKKPTLGPKPTTTANRLPAFRVGEKASFNQGPVNHAPSLSVQLAHAPVRMDHGTHKRMTRGKLKPEGRIDLHGMTLSEAHPALISFIFHSHEMERRLVLVITGKGKDRDSGGPIPIRRGILKHQIPNWLTSPPLGAMILDIREAHQRHGGAGAYYVYLKRKR
- the mltA gene encoding murein transglycosylase A; translation: MADEPVQLLDFDDLDGWAVDDHSAALSVFRNTCRDLDGSDWQALCRVAETAPDARTFFELFFRPVLIGGEDPALFTGYFEPELSGSRTRTSRYRFPVYRMPPEASGRWLSREQIEESRVLEGRGLEIAWVDDAVELFFLQIQGSGRISLAGGGVIRVGYAGRNGHEYRSVGQELVRRGVYQAHQVSAQIIQAWVRRNPTAGRDLLHHNPSYVFFREVDITDPALGPLGAMNRNITPHRTIAVDPDYTPLGAPVWIEKGGDGPIHRLMIAQDTGGAIQGPQRADIFFGYGDEAGEAAGVIRDPGRMVVLLPIERAYQLIPDA
- a CDS encoding Tim44/TimA family putative adaptor protein, which gives rise to MNSSLLSLLVLAGIAIFLILRLRSVLGTRDGFEKPPVTSGSGRSDVRRDFEVIEGGPDDDIIDHVDDGSDSAKALAAMKMAEPGFRVGEFLGGARQAYEMILMAFERGDKEGLRPFLAPDVLETFETVIDQRHEQGLTIEAEFIGVREISLQEATFDRATGVGEVTVRFVGELTSVVRNADGEIIEGDRTEIKRQRDVWTFARTMGSDDPNWALVATDG
- a CDS encoding FxsA family protein — translated: MWLFFVFIAIPLIEIGLFIQVGGWLGLWPTLLIVVVTAIAGTALVKSQGAQALAQLKNSFDDLRDPTEPLAHGAMILFSGALLLTPGFFTDFVGFALLVPAVRRFVLKKIKERVTVQTVRTDRGWQPQDETIIEGTYVSDENDQPSGPSGWRRD
- the secB gene encoding protein-export chaperone SecB, which translates into the protein MSDASANGDAPQGAAPEAAPQLPKMQILGQFIRDMSFENAAVQNGVVAQGQPDIQVQVALDARKRTTENQYDVIMKLKVDSKTKDEEPKSIFLIELEYGGVFLIENIQEQQLHPFLMIECPRMLFPYVRRIISDVTRDGGYPPLNLDQIDFVALYRQQIAARQAQQPQGTA
- the dnaQ gene encoding DNA polymerase III subunit epsilon — encoded protein: MREIVLDTETTGLNPYDNPRHRIVEIGAVEVFNQVPTGKTYHQYIQPERNMPTEAFEVHGIGEDFLADKPVFAAIAEDFLAFVGDAKLVIHNAEFDMRFLNAELEWAGKCTLPLEQALDTLKIARRKFPGSPASLDALCRRFGIDNSAREKHGALLDSEILAEVYLELTGGKQPDFALSQNKSSVTQQQDDNWRPRPRPNPLPSRLTDMEKAAHAAFVDALGDETVWSKLR
- the coaE gene encoding dephospho-CoA kinase (Dephospho-CoA kinase (CoaE) performs the final step in coenzyme A biosynthesis.), which codes for MSVVLGLTGSIGMGKSTTAAMFRDLGVPVWDADATVHKLYAAGGAAVAPIAALIPDAIRNGAVDRTVLRAAIAQDPSLLKQIEARVHPLVADDRAAFRAAHANAPLIALDIPLLFETGGDAACDATLVVTTSPEEQRRRVLVRGTSADTLDDLLSRQMPDAEKRARATYVIKTDTLDGTRKAVAHLVSELTRNT
- a CDS encoding shikimate dehydrogenase; this translates as MTKDTIPLAGVIGDPISHSLSPRLHGHWLKRYGLRGHYVPLHINHADLPEALRVLPRIGFVGVNVTLPHKELVLSLADSVTDRAALIGAANTLTFTAKGQIQADNTDGMGFLSNIRQTLPGWSATAGPALVLGSGGAAKAIVSALVSDGAPVVYVANRTRARADGLKDQFGARVSPTDWTHIPDLIADAALIVNTTSLGMTGQSPLSIDLSRLSPPTVVTDIVYSPLETDLLKEAAARGCETVDGLGMLLHQAVPGFERWFNYTPMVDDDLRTAVLSG
- a CDS encoding Maf family protein, whose amino-acid sequence is MSHLILASSSPIRRVMLQNAGIRFESSPVRIDEDAIRQSLVADQASPRDIADALAEFKARKAAEKWPTSLTLGSDQILALRGEVFAKPNDREDAAKHLRRLSGQTHHLYSAAVIYEDAKPVWRTVGSARLSMHTLTDSEIDVYLDQAWPEVSGCVGAYQAEALGAQLFSRIDGDWFSVLGLPLLQVLSYLRMRGMLVP